A genomic segment from Amphiura filiformis chromosome 10, Afil_fr2py, whole genome shotgun sequence encodes:
- the LOC140163247 gene encoding uncharacterized protein has product MPLQISDVCRDWRRDGECPREHCRFAHRLPSPPREPQQAFRSVPPSNRRRSPPPHPPPPPPQLESHRAQGCYGNEMESDNNQGRDRGRVSDERNVVIRSPPECEGRPHWQERSRFERQSASELNTRRQEQESYNTCMQELVKQNRHLRDDLGHLEQEHYKLEMNTLDQNKHLSRRLELMADFQRNIVMRLWRNEPAIRSAIEDSVSLAGLSSILPRNQLGILGKQPGQPDLFAAGQQQRIEARLARQLMFQNRLQSGLRLTEEQLLCDTG; this is encoded by the exons atgcca CTTCAGATCAGTGATGTGTGTCGTGATTGGCGACGTGATGGCGAATGCCCCAGAGAACACTGCCGTTTTGCCCACAGACTACCCTCTCCACCAAGAGAGCCCCAGCAAGCATTCAGATCTGTTCCACCTTCTAATCGGAG GAGGTCACCTCCTCCacatccaccaccaccaccgccacaATTGGAGTCACATAGAGCCCAAGGTTGCTATGGCAATGAGATGGAGAGTGACAATAACCAAGGACGTGACAGAGGGAGGGTGAGCGATGAACGGAATGTTGTTATAAGGTCACCCCCTGAATGTGAAGGAAGACCTCATTGGCAAGAGAGATCCAGATTTGAAAGACAGTCGGCTTCTGAGCTTAACACTAGAAGACAG GAGCAAGAATCCTACAATACCTGTATGCAAGAACTCGTAAAACAGAACAGGCATCTCCGTGACGATCTCGGCCATCTAGAGCAAGAGCACTACAAACTGGAGATGAACACACTTGACCAGAACAAACACTTGAGCCGTCGTCTAGAACTTATGGCGGATTTCCAACGCAACATAGTGATGCGACTGTGGCGTAATGAGCCAGCGATACGCAGTGCCATTGAAGACAGTGTGTCATTAGCGGGTCTATCAAGTATTTTACCGCGAAACCAACTTGGAATTTTGGGTAAACAGCCCGGTCAGCCAGACCTTTTTGCCGCTGGCCAGCAGCAGAGGATTGAAGCACGCTTGGCACGGCAGTTGATGTTCCAAAACCGGCTACAAAGTGGCTTGAGGTTGACGGAAGAACAGCTGCTGTGCGACACGGGGTGA